From a region of the Toxotes jaculatrix isolate fToxJac2 chromosome 7, fToxJac2.pri, whole genome shotgun sequence genome:
- the fkbp15b gene encoding FK506-binding protein 15 isoform X1 — translation MFGGDDEDGDFLSPSGGAKLASLFGLDQEASQGNESFQYTAPKQPKKSSNQAPATQKLAPSPGAPAVLFATAVQAFRYINGQYVKQGKLGAAVLGNHTTKEYKLLLYLSQQKQVTAAKIHMGFVFTVQPNNYCTFYDDQRQNWSLMFESEKTLSDFCKQVCLAKVNSAASLEAVVVQDLSLGEGQGVENGDSLEVVYTGWLLQNHTIGQMFDSNQNKEKLLRLKIGAGKVIKGWEEGMLGMKKAGRRVIIIPPSLAYGSKGVPNRVPANSTLIFEAELRRVKFSKDSGSDRASASSRDSAAPSPAPSPGPSVENMTPEPTAQTTVQGPGRPGEPPLRAKSNSLSEQLANPDTTKAKLISRMAKMGQPMLPFLTGVASQPESSDSELEDTSGSRAMDRPVASSPVQMSTAAAPASAHVHPHPHTAPPSTLLPVMTTVAPQPGLPGSSHAFQPYSYTQTSVAPSQLQPVGQVYPAQSVPYMGSSDVTSFLMTEARQHNTEIRLAVGKVADKVDQLASKIDDLQRQGSLSMGVSGMSMETSMVVHNIQRIVQENECLKKEVFEKSSRIEEQNRKIGELINQNQRHMEQSNLLMEQRNDSLKSTSEQNQARLLQAEQDKVRLTEDLASSTARLSQLQLEATAHQQKAVELQSKLSSVLQDSENQCQRIAALETQLEELKETAERAQVQYRSEKQRRKDMELRVSNMEEELQDLKTDKEGLERTLLERKKKWQAERQRRDEEVEELRKSSQQELDNLRAQLRKARTSTDNAASEQLSQLQAELEEDWKKKSEQMLASAKEQHRRELAELTEQRDALQDKLTQLQEKLTVLKQSRDSEEQNLLQHRRQTEELQALQEKYAALEQQGTSVREKLGRRVAELEKKLAEQESSGDTAAEVKRVMNGVFHSLRGEFDLGESYTGQAVLGVIVSTIKNVTLQLLSGTDRPSVLPKKEEEAEEQEEEESDDSKHREDKPHHNLHVNGERQIKEEEKDEEEPVAESDSHQVNETQLDQEGGAAKETETETESKTQSQAETLQAPDPHPVSSSEQTPQERAATESEGQQEQGEQSVPETPTEPKDTDKSADPGDGPDESSPPEDGQESVSERNAAVSSEVDKESTDNGEHVGDMNAASEKAFGPPANPPPPPNAVQNISGQDTCLTGGIGEENGKEPFFQTTTPAKPPASPSEEEEEDEMSLKGRPPPAPLFGDDDDDDDDLDWLN, via the exons ATGTTCGGCGGAGACGATGAAGATGGAGATTTCTTGTCTCCGTCAGGAgg GGCCAAGTTGGCCTCCCTGTTTGGACTAGACCAGGAGGCCAGTCAGGGGAATGAGTCTTTTCAGTACACAGCACCCAAACAGCCTAAAAAGAGCTCCAATCAAG CACCAGCAACCCAGAAACTGGCTCCATCACCTGGAGCTCCAGCAGTGTTATTCGCCACAGCAGTCCAAGCCTTCAGATA TATTAACGGACAGTATGTGAAGCAGGGAAAGCTGGGAGCAGCCGTACTGGGCAACCACACAACAAAAGAG tacaAGCTGCTTCTGTACTTGAGCCAACAGAAACAAGTGACTGCTGCCAAGATTCATATGGGTTTTGTTTTCACG GTACAACCAAACAACTACTGCACTTTCTACGATGACCAGAGGCAGAACTGGTCCCTGATGTTTGAATCAGAGAAGACTTTATCTGACTTCTGCAAACAG GTATGTTTGGCAAAAGTGAACAGTGCAGCCTCTTTAGAAGCTGTGGTGGTTCAGGATCTGAGTCTCGGGGAGGGCCAGGGGGTGGAGAATGGAGACTCTCTGGAGGTGGTGTACACAGGCTGGCTCCTGCAGAACCACACCATTGGccag ATGTTTGACTCCAACCAGAACAAAGAGAAGTTGTTACGACTGAAAATTGGAGCTGGAAAAGTGATCAAA GGCTGGGAGGAAGGCATGCTGGGGATGAAGAAGGCAGGCCGCCGTGTCATCATCATCCCACCCAGCCTAGCTTACGGATCCAAGGGAGTCCCCAACCGCGTCCCGGCTAACAGCACTCTCATTTTTGAAGCAGAACTTCGGCGG GTGAAGTTTTCCAAGGACAGTGGCTCTGACCGGGCCAGTGCCAGCTCCAGAGACtctgctgctccctctcctgctccttcccCAGGCCCCAGCGTGGAGAATATGACCCCAGAGCCCACAGCACAGACGACCGTCCAGGGCCCAGGCAGACCAGG ggagCCACCACTTCGTGCTAAGTCAAACTCTCTCAGTGAGCAGCTGGCA AATCCTGATACCACTAAAGCCAAGCTGATCTCTCGCATGGCAAAGATGGGCCAGCCCATGTTACCCTTTCTGACAGGAGTGGCCAGCCAGCCTGAATCCAGTGACTCCGAGCTTGAG GACACCAGTGGCAGTAGAGCGATGGATCGACCCGTAGCTTCATCTCCAGTCCAGatgtccactgctgctgctccagcttcaGCACACG TACATCCTCATCCTCACACAGCTCCGCCTTCGACCTTACTTCCTGTTATGACCACCGTCGCCCCACAGCCTGGGCTGCCAGGCAGCAGCCATGCCTTTCAG CCTTACTCCTACACACAGACCTCTGTGGCTCCATCTCAGCTGCAGCCTGTCGGCCAGGTCTACCCAGCACAAAGTGTCCCATACATGG GCTCCAGTGATGTGACTTCCTTCTTGATGACCGAGGCGCGACAGCACAACACGGAAATCCGGTTAGCAGTCGGAAAAGTAGCCGATAAAGTGGATCAGCTGGCctcaaag ATAGATGACCTTCAGAGACAGGGGAGCCTTTCCATGGGTGTGTCTGGGATGTCGATGGAAACCTCCATGGTCGTACATAACATCCAAAGGATTGTGCAG gaaaatgaatgtttgaaaAAGGAGGTGTTCGAGAAAAGCTCTCGCATTGAGGAGCAAAACCGTAAGATCGGGGAGCTCATCAACCAGAACCAGAG GCACATGGAGCAGAGTAACCTGCTGATGGAACAGAGAAACGACTCCCTGAAGTCAACCAGTGAGCAGAACCAGGCCAGACTACTACAGGCTGAGCAGGACAAG GTCCGTCTGACCGAGGATCTGGCTTCGTCCACGGCCCGGCTTTCTCAGCTGCAGCTAGAAGCTACAGCTCACCAGCAGAAagctgtggagctgcagagcaaactgagctCGGTGCTGCAGGACAGTGAGAACCAGTGCCAACGCATCGCTGCCctggaaacacagctggaag agctgaaggagacagcagagagggcTCAGGTCCAGTACCGCTCAGAAAAGCAAAGGCGCAAAGACATGGAGCTGAGAGTCAGCAACATGGAGGAGGAACTGCAGGACCTGAAGACAGATAAAGAAGGCCTGGAACGA ACACTTTtggaaaggaagaagaagtggCAGGCCGAGCGCCAGCGTCGAGacgaggaggtggaggagctccGCAAGAGCAGCCAGCAGGAGCTGGACAATCTCCGAGCTCAGCTTCGCAAGGCCAGGACCAGCACTGACAATGCTGCATCTGAACAG ttgtCTCAGCTGCAGGCAGAGCTTGAGGAGGACTGGAAGAAGAAGTCTGAGCAGATGTTGGCCTCTGCTAAAGAGCAGCACCGGAGAGAGCTGGCTGAActaacagagcagagagatgcTCTGCAGGACAAGCTGACCCAGCTACAGGAAAAG TTAACGGTTCTGAAGCAGTCGAGAGATTCAGAGGAGCAGAATCTGCTGCAGCACCGCAGGCAGACGGAGGAGCTGCAGGCCCTTCAGGAGAAA TATGCAGCCTTGGAGCAGCAGGGAACATCTGTGAGGGAGAAGCTTGGAAGAAGAGTGGCTGAACTGGAGAAGAAACTGGCTGAGCAGGAGAGTTCAGgagacactgcagcagag GTGAAACGCGTGATGAACGGAGTGTTTCATTCTCTGCGGGGGGAGTTCGACCTCGGTGAATCTTACACTGGCCAGGCTGTGCTGGGAGTGATTGTCAGCACCATTAAG AATGtaactctgcagctgctcagtggCACAGACAGACCCTCTGTCCTCCCtaagaaggaagaggaagcagaggaacaggaggaagaagaaagcgATGATTCgaaacacagagaagacaaaCCTCATCACAATCTACATGTGAATGGAGAGAGACAaatcaaagaggaagaaaaggacgAGGAAGAACCCGTGGCTGAATCAGATTCTCACCAAGTCAATGAGACCCAGCTGGATCAGGAAGGAGGAGCAGCGAAGGAGACCGAGACAGAAACTGAGTCAAAGACACAAAGTCAGGCAGAGACATTACAGGCCCCTGATCCCCATCCAGTTTCTTCCTCTGAACAGACACCACAGGAGAGAGCAGCAACAGAGTCTGAGGGACAGCAGGAGCAGGGAGAGCAGTCTGTTCCTGAAACCCCTACAGAGCCAAAAGACACCGACAAGTCTGCAGATCCAGGCGATGGACCTGATGAGAGTTCACCTCCTGAGGATGGACAGGAAAGTGTCTCAGAGAGAAATGCTGCCGTGAGCAGTGAGGTGGACAAGGAGAGCACAGACAATGGAGAGCATGTAGGAGACATGAATGCTGCTTCTGAGAAAGCCTTTGGACCCCCAGCcaacccccctccaccaccaaaTGCAGTTCAGAACATCTCAGGACAGGACACATG TCTAACTGGGGGAATTGGTGAGGAAAATGGAAAGGAGCCATTTTTCCAGACCACAACTCCTGCAAAACCCCCTGCGTCACCCagcgaggaggaagaggaggatgagatg AGCTTGAAGGGGCGTCCACCTCCTGCACCTCTGTTTggtgatgacgatgatgacgatgacgatCTAGACTGGCTGAACTGA
- the fgf17 gene encoding fibroblast growth factor 17 isoform X1, producing the protein MYGINQRCIYISFHFFVLWCHAQGENHPSPNFNQYVRTQGAVTDQLSRRQIRVYQLYSRTSGKHVQIQGKRVTATAEDGNMYARLFVETDTFGSRVRIRGAESGRYLCMNRKGKLVGKPNGRSRDCIFTEIVLENNYTAFQNAKYEGWYVAFTRKGRPIKASRTRENQREVHFIKRLHTGPPPFPNTDQSKHFEFIRFPSTRRAKRNRKSRTSS; encoded by the exons ATGTATGGAATAAACCAGCGCTGTATTTACAT atcatttcattttttcgtGCTGTGGTGCCATGCTCAG ggggagaatcACCCGTCTCCTAATTTTAACCAGTATGTGAGGACGCAGGGCGCAGTGACGGACCAGCTCAGCCGCAGACAGATCAGGGTCTACCAGCTCTACAGCCGCACCAGCGGGAAACACGTCCAGATTCAGGGCAAAAGGGTCACCGCTACAGCTGAGGATGGAAATATGTACG CTCGTCTGTTTGTGGAGACGGACACCTTCGGCAGTCGAGTGAGGATAAGAGGCGCAGAAAGCGGACGCTACCTCTGCATGAACCGGAAGGGTAAACTTGTTGGAAAG CCCAATGGTCGGAGCAGGGACTGTATCTTCACAGAGATAGTATTGGAGAACAATTACACAGCGTTCCAGAATGCCAAGTATGAGGGCTGGTATGTGGCTTTCACCAGGAAAGGGAGGCCCATTAAAGCCTCCAGGACAAGGGAGAACCAGAGAGAGGTCCATTTCATCAAGAGGCTGCACACGggcccccctcccttccccaaCACGGACCAAAGCAAACACTTTGAGTTCATCCGATTTCCGTCCACACGTCGAGCGAAGCGGAACAGGAAATCACGTACCTCTTCCTAA
- the fgf17 gene encoding fibroblast growth factor 17 isoform X2, with product MYGINQRCIYISFHFFVLWCHAQYVRTQGAVTDQLSRRQIRVYQLYSRTSGKHVQIQGKRVTATAEDGNMYARLFVETDTFGSRVRIRGAESGRYLCMNRKGKLVGKPNGRSRDCIFTEIVLENNYTAFQNAKYEGWYVAFTRKGRPIKASRTRENQREVHFIKRLHTGPPPFPNTDQSKHFEFIRFPSTRRAKRNRKSRTSS from the exons ATGTATGGAATAAACCAGCGCTGTATTTACAT atcatttcattttttcgtGCTGTGGTGCCATGCTCAG TATGTGAGGACGCAGGGCGCAGTGACGGACCAGCTCAGCCGCAGACAGATCAGGGTCTACCAGCTCTACAGCCGCACCAGCGGGAAACACGTCCAGATTCAGGGCAAAAGGGTCACCGCTACAGCTGAGGATGGAAATATGTACG CTCGTCTGTTTGTGGAGACGGACACCTTCGGCAGTCGAGTGAGGATAAGAGGCGCAGAAAGCGGACGCTACCTCTGCATGAACCGGAAGGGTAAACTTGTTGGAAAG CCCAATGGTCGGAGCAGGGACTGTATCTTCACAGAGATAGTATTGGAGAACAATTACACAGCGTTCCAGAATGCCAAGTATGAGGGCTGGTATGTGGCTTTCACCAGGAAAGGGAGGCCCATTAAAGCCTCCAGGACAAGGGAGAACCAGAGAGAGGTCCATTTCATCAAGAGGCTGCACACGggcccccctcccttccccaaCACGGACCAAAGCAAACACTTTGAGTTCATCCGATTTCCGTCCACACGTCGAGCGAAGCGGAACAGGAAATCACGTACCTCTTCCTAA
- the fkbp15b gene encoding FK506-binding protein 15 isoform X2 codes for MFGGDDEDGDFLSPSGGAKLASLFGLDQEASQGNESFQYTAPKQPKKSSNQAPATQKLAPSPGAPAVLFATAVQAFRYINGQYVKQGKLGAAVLGNHTTKEYKLLLYLSQQKQVTAAKIHMGFVFTVQPNNYCTFYDDQRQNWSLMFESEKTLSDFCKQVCLAKVNSAASLEAVVVQDLSLGEGQGVENGDSLEVVYTGWLLQNHTIGQMFDSNQNKEKLLRLKIGAGKVIKGWEEGMLGMKKAGRRVIIIPPSLAYGSKGVPNRVPANSTLIFEAELRRVKFSKDSGSDRASASSRDSAAPSPAPSPGPSVENMTPEPTAQTTVQGPGRPGEPPLRAKSNSLSEQLANPDTTKAKLISRMAKMGQPMLPFLTGVASQPESSDSELEDTSGSRAMDRPVASSPVQMSTAAAPASAHVHPHPHTAPPSTLLPVMTTVAPQPGLPGSSHAFQTSVAPSQLQPVGQVYPAQSVPYMGSSDVTSFLMTEARQHNTEIRLAVGKVADKVDQLASKIDDLQRQGSLSMGVSGMSMETSMVVHNIQRIVQENECLKKEVFEKSSRIEEQNRKIGELINQNQRHMEQSNLLMEQRNDSLKSTSEQNQARLLQAEQDKVRLTEDLASSTARLSQLQLEATAHQQKAVELQSKLSSVLQDSENQCQRIAALETQLEELKETAERAQVQYRSEKQRRKDMELRVSNMEEELQDLKTDKEGLERTLLERKKKWQAERQRRDEEVEELRKSSQQELDNLRAQLRKARTSTDNAASEQLSQLQAELEEDWKKKSEQMLASAKEQHRRELAELTEQRDALQDKLTQLQEKLTVLKQSRDSEEQNLLQHRRQTEELQALQEKYAALEQQGTSVREKLGRRVAELEKKLAEQESSGDTAAEVKRVMNGVFHSLRGEFDLGESYTGQAVLGVIVSTIKNVTLQLLSGTDRPSVLPKKEEEAEEQEEEESDDSKHREDKPHHNLHVNGERQIKEEEKDEEEPVAESDSHQVNETQLDQEGGAAKETETETESKTQSQAETLQAPDPHPVSSSEQTPQERAATESEGQQEQGEQSVPETPTEPKDTDKSADPGDGPDESSPPEDGQESVSERNAAVSSEVDKESTDNGEHVGDMNAASEKAFGPPANPPPPPNAVQNISGQDTCLTGGIGEENGKEPFFQTTTPAKPPASPSEEEEEDEMSLKGRPPPAPLFGDDDDDDDDLDWLN; via the exons ATGTTCGGCGGAGACGATGAAGATGGAGATTTCTTGTCTCCGTCAGGAgg GGCCAAGTTGGCCTCCCTGTTTGGACTAGACCAGGAGGCCAGTCAGGGGAATGAGTCTTTTCAGTACACAGCACCCAAACAGCCTAAAAAGAGCTCCAATCAAG CACCAGCAACCCAGAAACTGGCTCCATCACCTGGAGCTCCAGCAGTGTTATTCGCCACAGCAGTCCAAGCCTTCAGATA TATTAACGGACAGTATGTGAAGCAGGGAAAGCTGGGAGCAGCCGTACTGGGCAACCACACAACAAAAGAG tacaAGCTGCTTCTGTACTTGAGCCAACAGAAACAAGTGACTGCTGCCAAGATTCATATGGGTTTTGTTTTCACG GTACAACCAAACAACTACTGCACTTTCTACGATGACCAGAGGCAGAACTGGTCCCTGATGTTTGAATCAGAGAAGACTTTATCTGACTTCTGCAAACAG GTATGTTTGGCAAAAGTGAACAGTGCAGCCTCTTTAGAAGCTGTGGTGGTTCAGGATCTGAGTCTCGGGGAGGGCCAGGGGGTGGAGAATGGAGACTCTCTGGAGGTGGTGTACACAGGCTGGCTCCTGCAGAACCACACCATTGGccag ATGTTTGACTCCAACCAGAACAAAGAGAAGTTGTTACGACTGAAAATTGGAGCTGGAAAAGTGATCAAA GGCTGGGAGGAAGGCATGCTGGGGATGAAGAAGGCAGGCCGCCGTGTCATCATCATCCCACCCAGCCTAGCTTACGGATCCAAGGGAGTCCCCAACCGCGTCCCGGCTAACAGCACTCTCATTTTTGAAGCAGAACTTCGGCGG GTGAAGTTTTCCAAGGACAGTGGCTCTGACCGGGCCAGTGCCAGCTCCAGAGACtctgctgctccctctcctgctccttcccCAGGCCCCAGCGTGGAGAATATGACCCCAGAGCCCACAGCACAGACGACCGTCCAGGGCCCAGGCAGACCAGG ggagCCACCACTTCGTGCTAAGTCAAACTCTCTCAGTGAGCAGCTGGCA AATCCTGATACCACTAAAGCCAAGCTGATCTCTCGCATGGCAAAGATGGGCCAGCCCATGTTACCCTTTCTGACAGGAGTGGCCAGCCAGCCTGAATCCAGTGACTCCGAGCTTGAG GACACCAGTGGCAGTAGAGCGATGGATCGACCCGTAGCTTCATCTCCAGTCCAGatgtccactgctgctgctccagcttcaGCACACG TACATCCTCATCCTCACACAGCTCCGCCTTCGACCTTACTTCCTGTTATGACCACCGTCGCCCCACAGCCTGGGCTGCCAGGCAGCAGCCATGCCTTTCAG ACCTCTGTGGCTCCATCTCAGCTGCAGCCTGTCGGCCAGGTCTACCCAGCACAAAGTGTCCCATACATGG GCTCCAGTGATGTGACTTCCTTCTTGATGACCGAGGCGCGACAGCACAACACGGAAATCCGGTTAGCAGTCGGAAAAGTAGCCGATAAAGTGGATCAGCTGGCctcaaag ATAGATGACCTTCAGAGACAGGGGAGCCTTTCCATGGGTGTGTCTGGGATGTCGATGGAAACCTCCATGGTCGTACATAACATCCAAAGGATTGTGCAG gaaaatgaatgtttgaaaAAGGAGGTGTTCGAGAAAAGCTCTCGCATTGAGGAGCAAAACCGTAAGATCGGGGAGCTCATCAACCAGAACCAGAG GCACATGGAGCAGAGTAACCTGCTGATGGAACAGAGAAACGACTCCCTGAAGTCAACCAGTGAGCAGAACCAGGCCAGACTACTACAGGCTGAGCAGGACAAG GTCCGTCTGACCGAGGATCTGGCTTCGTCCACGGCCCGGCTTTCTCAGCTGCAGCTAGAAGCTACAGCTCACCAGCAGAAagctgtggagctgcagagcaaactgagctCGGTGCTGCAGGACAGTGAGAACCAGTGCCAACGCATCGCTGCCctggaaacacagctggaag agctgaaggagacagcagagagggcTCAGGTCCAGTACCGCTCAGAAAAGCAAAGGCGCAAAGACATGGAGCTGAGAGTCAGCAACATGGAGGAGGAACTGCAGGACCTGAAGACAGATAAAGAAGGCCTGGAACGA ACACTTTtggaaaggaagaagaagtggCAGGCCGAGCGCCAGCGTCGAGacgaggaggtggaggagctccGCAAGAGCAGCCAGCAGGAGCTGGACAATCTCCGAGCTCAGCTTCGCAAGGCCAGGACCAGCACTGACAATGCTGCATCTGAACAG ttgtCTCAGCTGCAGGCAGAGCTTGAGGAGGACTGGAAGAAGAAGTCTGAGCAGATGTTGGCCTCTGCTAAAGAGCAGCACCGGAGAGAGCTGGCTGAActaacagagcagagagatgcTCTGCAGGACAAGCTGACCCAGCTACAGGAAAAG TTAACGGTTCTGAAGCAGTCGAGAGATTCAGAGGAGCAGAATCTGCTGCAGCACCGCAGGCAGACGGAGGAGCTGCAGGCCCTTCAGGAGAAA TATGCAGCCTTGGAGCAGCAGGGAACATCTGTGAGGGAGAAGCTTGGAAGAAGAGTGGCTGAACTGGAGAAGAAACTGGCTGAGCAGGAGAGTTCAGgagacactgcagcagag GTGAAACGCGTGATGAACGGAGTGTTTCATTCTCTGCGGGGGGAGTTCGACCTCGGTGAATCTTACACTGGCCAGGCTGTGCTGGGAGTGATTGTCAGCACCATTAAG AATGtaactctgcagctgctcagtggCACAGACAGACCCTCTGTCCTCCCtaagaaggaagaggaagcagaggaacaggaggaagaagaaagcgATGATTCgaaacacagagaagacaaaCCTCATCACAATCTACATGTGAATGGAGAGAGACAaatcaaagaggaagaaaaggacgAGGAAGAACCCGTGGCTGAATCAGATTCTCACCAAGTCAATGAGACCCAGCTGGATCAGGAAGGAGGAGCAGCGAAGGAGACCGAGACAGAAACTGAGTCAAAGACACAAAGTCAGGCAGAGACATTACAGGCCCCTGATCCCCATCCAGTTTCTTCCTCTGAACAGACACCACAGGAGAGAGCAGCAACAGAGTCTGAGGGACAGCAGGAGCAGGGAGAGCAGTCTGTTCCTGAAACCCCTACAGAGCCAAAAGACACCGACAAGTCTGCAGATCCAGGCGATGGACCTGATGAGAGTTCACCTCCTGAGGATGGACAGGAAAGTGTCTCAGAGAGAAATGCTGCCGTGAGCAGTGAGGTGGACAAGGAGAGCACAGACAATGGAGAGCATGTAGGAGACATGAATGCTGCTTCTGAGAAAGCCTTTGGACCCCCAGCcaacccccctccaccaccaaaTGCAGTTCAGAACATCTCAGGACAGGACACATG TCTAACTGGGGGAATTGGTGAGGAAAATGGAAAGGAGCCATTTTTCCAGACCACAACTCCTGCAAAACCCCCTGCGTCACCCagcgaggaggaagaggaggatgagatg AGCTTGAAGGGGCGTCCACCTCCTGCACCTCTGTTTggtgatgacgatgatgacgatgacgatCTAGACTGGCTGAACTGA